A single window of Tiliqua scincoides isolate rTilSci1 chromosome 10, rTilSci1.hap2, whole genome shotgun sequence DNA harbors:
- the LOC136661460 gene encoding ferritin heavy chain A-like has product MASQVHHNYHIACEAAVNDLVKLELRASYVYLALAYYFQRDDVALEHVAAFFWAESLKCREQAEKWLKYQNQRGGRIILQDIQKPEQDEWGSSLGAFQSALQMEETVNEALLDLHRLATEKKDPHLCDFLKSQFLKEQVSTIKHLGDHLTVLRRLGVPQEGLGEHLFDKLTLGDCSFKGR; this is encoded by the exons ATGGCCTCTCAGGTGCACCACAACTACCACATAGCATGCGAGGCTGCCGTGAATGATTTGGTGAAGCTGGAGCTGCGGGCCAGCTATGTCTACCTTGCCCTG GCCTACTACTTCCAGCGGGACGACGTGGCCCTCGAGCACGTGGCCGCCTTCTTCTGGGCAGAGTCGCTCAAGTGTAGGGAGCAGGCGGAGAAGTGGCTGAAATACCAGAACCAGCGAGGGGGGCGCATCATCCTGCAGGACATTCAG AAACCCGAGCAGGACGAGTGGGGCAGCAGCCTGGGGGCCTTCCAGAGTGCCCTGCAGATGGAGGAGACTGTGAATGAAGCGCTGCTGGACCTCCACAGGCTGGCCACGGAGAAGAAGGACCCACAT TTATGTGACTTCCTCAAGTCTCAGTTCTTGAAGGAACAAGTGAGCACCATCAAGCATCTGGGCGACCACCTAACTGTCCTGCGGCGCCTGGGGGTGCCCCAGGAAGGCTTGGGGGAGCACCTCTTTGACAAGCTCACCCTGGGGGACTGCAGTTTCAAGGGAAGGTGA
- the ZBTB8A gene encoding zinc finger and BTB domain-containing protein 8A isoform X1: protein MQGMSTGQFLSACMCTNTGMAWLLRKQRLFLAEFACRKIRLFVFLCRVPRLSLRMEISSHQFHLLQQLNEQRKQDLFCDCSILVEGKVFKAHRNVLFASSGYFKMLLSQSSKETSQPTTATFQAFSPDTFSVILDFVYSGKLSLTGQNVIEVMSAASFLQMTDVISVCKTFIKSSLDISEKEKDRYFSLSEKEASSNGVERLCIYSAGWRTEGSPPHTHLSPDQGGCLAGGNSWSNFSYYPTPPRSAQQLAKHDQRPEAMKKPSRHIGLPQPTDLSHYKSNKLEDRGAPEPTSHAPLPEEDVQIDSEGDSGHSGYQYGQGSDPVPRGLSVAQPGHESPHSTGKSKSSKVDEQYAGIPSVLGVMGSWADDDLPRMRFKCPFCTHVVKRKADLKRHLRCHTGERPYPCEACGKRFSRLDHLSSHFRTIHQACKPICRKCKRHVTEMTGQVVQEGTRRYRLCNECLSEAGIDSIRIDLDTEPPPEFPLDEDKDSSWNYGEDNRSDVEIVEDGSTDLVIQQVDDSDDETEEKDIKPNTR, encoded by the exons ATGCAGGGGATGTCCACCGGTCAGTTCCTGTCAGCCTGCATGTGCACAAACACAGGAATGGCTTGGCTTCTTAGAAAGCAGCGCCTGTTCCTTGCAGAGTTTGCCTGCAGGAAAATAAGActgtttgttttcctttgcagAGTTCCACGGCTCAGCCTGAGGATGGAGATTTCATCCCATCAGTTCCATCTCCTGCAGCAACTGAATGAGCAGCGCAAGCAGGACTTGTTCTGTGACTGCAGCATCCTGGTGGAGGGGAAGGTCTTCAAGGCCCACCGGAATGTGCTCTTTGCCAGCAGCGGCTACTTCAAGATGCTCCTTTCCCAGAGCTCTAAAGAGACCAGCCAGCCCACCACAGCCACCTTCCAGGCCTTTTCTCCAGACACGTTCTCTGTGATTCTGGATTTTGTCTATTCGGGCAAACTCTCCCTGACCGGGCAGAATGTGATCGAGGTCATGTCAGCCGCCAGCTTTCTGCAAATGACAGACGTGATCAGTGTTTGCAAGACATTCATCAAGTCTTCGCTGGACATCAGCGAGAAGGAGAAGGACCGCTATTTCAGCCTCTCAGAAAAGGAGGCCAGCTCGAATGGCGTGGAGCGCTTGTGCATCTACAGTGCCGGGTGGAGAACCGAGGGCAGCCCTCCACACACCCACCTCAGCCCAGACCAGGGGGGCTGTCTAGCAGGTGGGAACTCCTGGAGCAATTTCAGCTACTACCCAACTCCACCCAGGAGCGCCCAGCAGCTAGCCAAGCACGATCAGAGGCCAGAGGCCATGAAGAAACCCAGCAGGCACATCGGGCTGCCCCAGCCCACAGACCTCTCTCACTACAAGTCAAACAAACTGGAAGACCGAGGAGCCCCTGAGCCCACCAGCCACGCTCCTCTGCCAGAAGAGGATGTCCAGATTGACTCGGAGGGGGACTCTGGCCACTCCGGGTATCAGTATGGCCAGGGCTCCGATCCTGTCCCCCGGGGCCTGTCAGTGGCACAGCCAGGTCATGAATCGCCACACTCCACTGGCAAGTCCAAATCCTCCAAGGTGGACGAGCAGTATGCGGGCATTCCCTCTGTCTTGGGTGTCATGGGCAGCTGGGCTGAcg ATGACTTGCCTCGGATGCGATTCAAGTGCCCATTTTGCACTCACGTGGTGAAGCGGAAGGCAGACCTGAAGCGTCACCTTCGGTGCCACACGGGAGAACGGCCGTATCCCTGTGAAGCCTGCGGGAAGAGATTCAGCAGGCTGGACCACCTGAGCAGCCACTTCCGAACG ATCCATCAGGCTTGCAAGCCCATCTGCAGAAAGTGCAAGCGTCACGTGACCGAAATGACTGGGCAGGTGGTCCAAGAAGGGACCAGGCGCTATAGACTTTGCAACGAGTGTCTGTCTGAAGCCGGCATAGACAGTATCCGCATCGATTTGGACACTGAACCGCCTCCTGAATTCCCTCTAGACGAAGACAAGGATTCCAGCTGGAATTACGGTGAAGACAACAGATCGGATGTGGAAATTGTGGAGGATGGGTCAACTGATCTTGTCATCCAGCAAGTAGATGACAGTGATGATGAAACAGAAGAGAAGGATATAAAGCCAAACACTAGGTAG
- the ZBTB8A gene encoding zinc finger and BTB domain-containing protein 8A isoform X3: MQGMSTGQFLSACMCTNTGMAWLLRKQRLFLAEFACRKIRLFVFLCRVPRLSLRMEISSHQFHLLQQLNEQRKQDLFCDCSILVEGKVFKAHRNVLFASSGYFKMLLSQSSKETSQPTTATFQAFSPDTFSVILDFVYSGKLSLTGQNVIEVMSAASFLQMTDVISVCKTFIKSSLDISEKEKDRYFSLSEKEASSNGVERLCIYSAGWRTEGSPPHTHLSPDQGGCLAGGNSWSNFSYYPTPPRSAQQLAKHDQRPEAMKKPSRHIGLPQPTDLSHYKSNKLEDRGAPEPTSHAPLPEEDVQIDSEGDSGHSGYQYGQGSDPVPRGLSVAQPGHESPHSTGKSKSSKVDEQYAGIPSVLGVMGSWADDDLPRMRFKCPFCTHVVKRKADLKRHLRCHTGERPYPCEACGKRFSRLDHLSSHFRTV; the protein is encoded by the exons ATGCAGGGGATGTCCACCGGTCAGTTCCTGTCAGCCTGCATGTGCACAAACACAGGAATGGCTTGGCTTCTTAGAAAGCAGCGCCTGTTCCTTGCAGAGTTTGCCTGCAGGAAAATAAGActgtttgttttcctttgcagAGTTCCACGGCTCAGCCTGAGGATGGAGATTTCATCCCATCAGTTCCATCTCCTGCAGCAACTGAATGAGCAGCGCAAGCAGGACTTGTTCTGTGACTGCAGCATCCTGGTGGAGGGGAAGGTCTTCAAGGCCCACCGGAATGTGCTCTTTGCCAGCAGCGGCTACTTCAAGATGCTCCTTTCCCAGAGCTCTAAAGAGACCAGCCAGCCCACCACAGCCACCTTCCAGGCCTTTTCTCCAGACACGTTCTCTGTGATTCTGGATTTTGTCTATTCGGGCAAACTCTCCCTGACCGGGCAGAATGTGATCGAGGTCATGTCAGCCGCCAGCTTTCTGCAAATGACAGACGTGATCAGTGTTTGCAAGACATTCATCAAGTCTTCGCTGGACATCAGCGAGAAGGAGAAGGACCGCTATTTCAGCCTCTCAGAAAAGGAGGCCAGCTCGAATGGCGTGGAGCGCTTGTGCATCTACAGTGCCGGGTGGAGAACCGAGGGCAGCCCTCCACACACCCACCTCAGCCCAGACCAGGGGGGCTGTCTAGCAGGTGGGAACTCCTGGAGCAATTTCAGCTACTACCCAACTCCACCCAGGAGCGCCCAGCAGCTAGCCAAGCACGATCAGAGGCCAGAGGCCATGAAGAAACCCAGCAGGCACATCGGGCTGCCCCAGCCCACAGACCTCTCTCACTACAAGTCAAACAAACTGGAAGACCGAGGAGCCCCTGAGCCCACCAGCCACGCTCCTCTGCCAGAAGAGGATGTCCAGATTGACTCGGAGGGGGACTCTGGCCACTCCGGGTATCAGTATGGCCAGGGCTCCGATCCTGTCCCCCGGGGCCTGTCAGTGGCACAGCCAGGTCATGAATCGCCACACTCCACTGGCAAGTCCAAATCCTCCAAGGTGGACGAGCAGTATGCGGGCATTCCCTCTGTCTTGGGTGTCATGGGCAGCTGGGCTGAcg ATGACTTGCCTCGGATGCGATTCAAGTGCCCATTTTGCACTCACGTGGTGAAGCGGAAGGCAGACCTGAAGCGTCACCTTCGGTGCCACACGGGAGAACGGCCGTATCCCTGTGAAGCCTGCGGGAAGAGATTCAGCAGGCTGGACCACCTGAGCAGCCACTTCCGAACG GTTTGA
- the ZBTB8OS gene encoding protein archease, translating to MAGEARDYGLSEAQRATKAKYPPVLRKYEYLDHTADVQLHAWGDTLEEAFEQCAMAMFGYMTDTETVEPLNTVEVEAEGHDMLSLLFHFLDEWLYKFSANEFFIPREVKALHIDRTKFKIRSIGWGEEFSLQKHPQGTEVKAITYSAMQIHEDEKPEVFVIIDI from the exons ATGGCGGGCGAGGCGCGGGACTACGGCCTGAGCGAGGCGCAACGGGCGACCAAGGCCAAGTACCCGCCGGTGCTGCGCAAGTACGAGT ATCTGGATCATACTGCTGACGTGCA GTTGCATGCCTGGGGAGATACCTTGGAAGAGGCATTTGAACAGTGCGCCATGGCCATGTTTGGGTACATGACGGATACGGAGACGGTGGAACCCCTGAACACAGTAGAGGTGGAGGCAGAGG GACATGAcatgctttctcttctgtttCACTTCCTGGATGAATGGCTGTATAAATTCAGTGCCAATGAGTTTTTCATTCCCAGG GAAGTGAAAGCGCTTCACATTGACCGAACAAAGTTCAAAATAAGATCAATTGG GTGGGGAGAGGAGTTCTCTTTACAGAAGCATCCTCAG GGCACCGAAGTCAAAGCCATCACCTATTCAGCAATGCAGATCCACGAAGATGAGAAGCCAGAGGTCTTTGTCATCATTGATATCTAA
- the ZBTB8A gene encoding zinc finger and BTB domain-containing protein 8A isoform X2, protein MEISSHQFHLLQQLNEQRKQDLFCDCSILVEGKVFKAHRNVLFASSGYFKMLLSQSSKETSQPTTATFQAFSPDTFSVILDFVYSGKLSLTGQNVIEVMSAASFLQMTDVISVCKTFIKSSLDISEKEKDRYFSLSEKEASSNGVERLCIYSAGWRTEGSPPHTHLSPDQGGCLAGGNSWSNFSYYPTPPRSAQQLAKHDQRPEAMKKPSRHIGLPQPTDLSHYKSNKLEDRGAPEPTSHAPLPEEDVQIDSEGDSGHSGYQYGQGSDPVPRGLSVAQPGHESPHSTGKSKSSKVDEQYAGIPSVLGVMGSWADDDLPRMRFKCPFCTHVVKRKADLKRHLRCHTGERPYPCEACGKRFSRLDHLSSHFRTIHQACKPICRKCKRHVTEMTGQVVQEGTRRYRLCNECLSEAGIDSIRIDLDTEPPPEFPLDEDKDSSWNYGEDNRSDVEIVEDGSTDLVIQQVDDSDDETEEKDIKPNTR, encoded by the exons ATGGAGATTTCATCCCATCAGTTCCATCTCCTGCAGCAACTGAATGAGCAGCGCAAGCAGGACTTGTTCTGTGACTGCAGCATCCTGGTGGAGGGGAAGGTCTTCAAGGCCCACCGGAATGTGCTCTTTGCCAGCAGCGGCTACTTCAAGATGCTCCTTTCCCAGAGCTCTAAAGAGACCAGCCAGCCCACCACAGCCACCTTCCAGGCCTTTTCTCCAGACACGTTCTCTGTGATTCTGGATTTTGTCTATTCGGGCAAACTCTCCCTGACCGGGCAGAATGTGATCGAGGTCATGTCAGCCGCCAGCTTTCTGCAAATGACAGACGTGATCAGTGTTTGCAAGACATTCATCAAGTCTTCGCTGGACATCAGCGAGAAGGAGAAGGACCGCTATTTCAGCCTCTCAGAAAAGGAGGCCAGCTCGAATGGCGTGGAGCGCTTGTGCATCTACAGTGCCGGGTGGAGAACCGAGGGCAGCCCTCCACACACCCACCTCAGCCCAGACCAGGGGGGCTGTCTAGCAGGTGGGAACTCCTGGAGCAATTTCAGCTACTACCCAACTCCACCCAGGAGCGCCCAGCAGCTAGCCAAGCACGATCAGAGGCCAGAGGCCATGAAGAAACCCAGCAGGCACATCGGGCTGCCCCAGCCCACAGACCTCTCTCACTACAAGTCAAACAAACTGGAAGACCGAGGAGCCCCTGAGCCCACCAGCCACGCTCCTCTGCCAGAAGAGGATGTCCAGATTGACTCGGAGGGGGACTCTGGCCACTCCGGGTATCAGTATGGCCAGGGCTCCGATCCTGTCCCCCGGGGCCTGTCAGTGGCACAGCCAGGTCATGAATCGCCACACTCCACTGGCAAGTCCAAATCCTCCAAGGTGGACGAGCAGTATGCGGGCATTCCCTCTGTCTTGGGTGTCATGGGCAGCTGGGCTGAcg ATGACTTGCCTCGGATGCGATTCAAGTGCCCATTTTGCACTCACGTGGTGAAGCGGAAGGCAGACCTGAAGCGTCACCTTCGGTGCCACACGGGAGAACGGCCGTATCCCTGTGAAGCCTGCGGGAAGAGATTCAGCAGGCTGGACCACCTGAGCAGCCACTTCCGAACG ATCCATCAGGCTTGCAAGCCCATCTGCAGAAAGTGCAAGCGTCACGTGACCGAAATGACTGGGCAGGTGGTCCAAGAAGGGACCAGGCGCTATAGACTTTGCAACGAGTGTCTGTCTGAAGCCGGCATAGACAGTATCCGCATCGATTTGGACACTGAACCGCCTCCTGAATTCCCTCTAGACGAAGACAAGGATTCCAGCTGGAATTACGGTGAAGACAACAGATCGGATGTGGAAATTGTGGAGGATGGGTCAACTGATCTTGTCATCCAGCAAGTAGATGACAGTGATGATGAAACAGAAGAGAAGGATATAAAGCCAAACACTAGGTAG